A single genomic interval of Porphyromonas sp. oral taxon 275 harbors:
- the rpsQ gene encoding 30S ribosomal protein S17: MEQRRLRKERVGVVSSNKMDKTITVAVKWKEKHPIYGKFVNKTKKYHAHDEKNECNIGDTVRIMETRPLSRTKRWRLVNIIERAK, from the coding sequence ATGGAACAGAGAAGATTAAGAAAAGAACGTGTAGGCGTTGTTTCTTCCAATAAGATGGACAAGACCATCACGGTCGCGGTCAAGTGGAAGGAGAAGCACCCTATCTATGGTAAGTTCGTCAACAAGACGAAGAAGTACCATGCACACGACGAGAAGAACGAGTGCAACATCGGTGATACGGTCCGTATCATGGAGACGCGTCCTCTGAGTCGTACCAAGAGATGGAGACTAGTCAATATTATCGAAAGAGCTAAGTAG
- the rpsN gene encoding 30S ribosomal protein S14 yields MAKESMKAREVKRAKLVAKYAAKRAQLKAEGNYEALQALPKNASPVRLHNRCSMTGRPKGYMRQFGISRIQFREMASAGLIPGVKKASW; encoded by the coding sequence ATGGCAAAGGAATCAATGAAGGCACGCGAGGTAAAGCGTGCGAAGCTCGTCGCTAAGTATGCTGCCAAGCGTGCTCAGCTCAAGGCCGAAGGTAACTACGAAGCGCTTCAGGCTCTGCCTAAGAATGCTTCGCCCGTACGTCTGCACAACCGCTGCAGCATGACGGGTCGTCCTAAGGGCTACATGCGCCAGTTCGGTATCTCTCGTATCCAGTTCCGTGAGATGGCTTCTGCCGGTCTCATCCCTGGTGTGAAGAAGGCTAGCTGGTAA
- the rplW gene encoding 50S ribosomal protein L23: MGIIIKPVITEKTTALTEKKAERYVFRVSPDANKIEIKKAVEALYNVKVESVNTVNYSGKRKARYTKSGLIRGKFAAFKKAVVTLQDGQTIDFYANI; this comes from the coding sequence ATGGGAATCATCATCAAGCCCGTAATCACGGAGAAGACTACTGCCCTGACGGAGAAGAAGGCTGAACGCTACGTCTTCCGCGTCTCTCCCGATGCCAACAAGATCGAGATCAAGAAGGCTGTCGAGGCTCTGTATAATGTAAAGGTCGAGAGTGTAAACACCGTAAACTATAGCGGCAAGCGTAAGGCTCGCTATACGAAGAGTGGACTCATACGCGGCAAGTTCGCTGCGTTTAAGAAGGCCGTCGTTACCCTCCAGGATGGTCAGACCATTGACTTTTACGCTAATATCTAA
- the rplN gene encoding 50S ribosomal protein L14: MIQQESRLVVADNSGAKEALCIRVLGGTRRRYASVGDIIVVAVKSVIPSSDLKKGVVSKAIIVRTKKEVRRPDGSYIRFDDNACVLLNAAGEMRGSRIFGPVARELRATNMKIVSLAPEVL; encoded by the coding sequence ATGATCCAGCAAGAATCAAGACTCGTAGTAGCTGACAACAGCGGTGCTAAGGAAGCCCTCTGCATCCGCGTCCTCGGGGGTACGCGTCGACGCTATGCCTCTGTCGGTGATATCATCGTAGTAGCTGTCAAGAGCGTCATCCCCTCCTCGGATCTGAAGAAGGGTGTCGTCTCCAAGGCTATCATCGTCCGCACGAAGAAGGAAGTACGTCGTCCCGACGGCTCCTACATCCGCTTCGATGACAACGCTTGCGTCCTCCTCAACGCCGCTGGCGAAATGCGTGGTAGCCGTATCTTCGGTCCTGTAGCTCGTGAGCTGCGCGCCACGAATATGAAGATCGTTTCTCTCGCGCCTGAAGTCCTCTAA
- the rpmC gene encoding 50S ribosomal protein L29: MKLAEIKALTTPELQERVVAEEAAYNKKRIDHAVTPADSPAEIRRMRRTIAQMKTVLRERELNNN, from the coding sequence ATGAAGTTAGCAGAGATCAAGGCGCTCACCACGCCCGAGCTACAGGAGCGTGTGGTAGCTGAGGAAGCAGCTTACAACAAGAAGCGCATCGACCACGCGGTCACGCCAGCTGATAGCCCAGCTGAGATCCGCCGTATGCGTCGCACGATCGCTCAGATGAAGACCGTTCTTCGTGAGCGTGAACTCAACAACAATTAA
- the rpsC gene encoding 30S ribosomal protein S3 has translation MGQKINPISSRLGYIRGWDSNWYGGRKYGEKLLEDSRLRRYLSVRLAKASVSRIVIERALKHVTITICTARPGVVIGKGGQDVDTLKEELKKITNKDVQINIFEVRRPDIDAAIVADNIARQLEGKIAYRRAVKGAIGAAMRGGAEGIKIQISGRLNGAEIARSEMFKEGRTPLHTLRADIDYAQAEALTKVGILGIKVWICKGEVYGKRDLAPSFTNPQPGQAGRRDGRERRDGGRRDRRDGRRGGNR, from the coding sequence ATGGGACAAAAGATTAATCCTATTAGCAGTCGTTTGGGATACATCCGTGGATGGGATTCCAACTGGTATGGCGGTCGTAAGTACGGTGAGAAGCTTCTCGAAGATAGCCGTCTACGTCGCTACCTGAGCGTCCGTCTGGCTAAGGCAAGTGTCTCTCGTATCGTTATCGAGCGTGCCCTCAAGCACGTCACCATCACCATCTGCACGGCACGTCCTGGTGTCGTCATCGGTAAGGGTGGACAGGATGTAGATACGCTCAAGGAAGAGCTGAAGAAGATCACCAACAAGGATGTTCAGATCAACATCTTTGAAGTACGTCGTCCAGATATCGACGCTGCGATCGTTGCTGATAACATCGCTCGCCAGCTCGAGGGGAAGATCGCGTACCGCCGTGCAGTCAAGGGCGCCATCGGCGCTGCTATGCGTGGTGGCGCAGAAGGGATCAAGATACAGATCTCTGGTCGTCTGAATGGTGCCGAAATCGCTCGCTCCGAGATGTTCAAGGAGGGTCGTACGCCTCTGCACACGCTGCGTGCCGACATCGACTACGCTCAGGCTGAGGCTCTGACGAAGGTCGGTATCCTCGGTATCAAGGTGTGGATCTGCAAGGGCGAAGTCTACGGCAAGCGTGATCTCGCTCCTTCGTTCACCAACCCCCAGCCCGGCCAGGCAGGTCGTCGTGACGGCCGTGAGCGCCGTGACGGTGGTCGCCGTGACCGTCGTGACGGTCGTCGCGGGGGCAATCGCTAA
- the rplV gene encoding 50S ribosomal protein L22 produces MGARKKISAEGRKEALKSTYFASLRNVPTSPRKMRLVADLVRGMEVGRALGVLKFSNKEASARVEKLLRSAIANWEEKNGRKAEDGELYISRIFVDGAATLKRMRPAPQGRGYRIRKRSNHVTIFVDSITNKEN; encoded by the coding sequence ATGGGTGCAAGAAAGAAAATATCAGCCGAAGGAAGAAAGGAAGCCCTGAAGTCCACGTACTTCGCTTCCCTGCGCAACGTCCCCACCTCGCCTCGCAAGATGCGTCTGGTGGCTGACCTGGTGCGCGGTATGGAAGTAGGTCGTGCCCTCGGGGTACTCAAGTTCTCTAACAAGGAAGCGTCGGCACGCGTGGAGAAGCTCCTCCGCTCGGCTATCGCTAACTGGGAAGAGAAGAACGGACGCAAGGCCGAGGATGGCGAGCTCTACATCTCGCGCATCTTCGTCGACGGAGCAGCTACGCTCAAGCGTATGCGCCCCGCCCCTCAGGGTCGTGGGTACCGCATCCGCAAGCGTTCGAACCACGTCACGATCTTTGTCGATTCAATAACCAATAAAGAGAACTAA
- the rpsS gene encoding 30S ribosomal protein S19, with amino-acid sequence MSRSLKKGPYINLKLEKKVLAMNESGKKVVIKTWARASMISPDFVGHTIAVHNGNKFIPVFITENMVGHKLGEFSPTRTFRGHGGNKKK; translated from the coding sequence ATGAGTCGTTCACTAAAGAAAGGTCCATATATCAACCTGAAGCTCGAGAAGAAGGTCTTGGCGATGAATGAATCTGGCAAGAAGGTCGTCATCAAGACTTGGGCTCGTGCCTCGATGATCAGCCCTGACTTCGTCGGTCATACGATTGCCGTACACAACGGGAACAAGTTCATCCCCGTGTTCATCACGGAGAACATGGTCGGTCACAAGCTAGGGGAATTCTCCCCCACGCGTACCTTCCGTGGTCATGGTGGCAACAAGAAGAAGTAA
- the purL gene encoding phosphoribosylformylglycinamidine synthase: MITFFRQPQRATLYVVESQEALDPTSLDRLIWLFAGAEPLAERELKGHFVGTRRELVTPWSTNAVEIVRNMNIPGVKRIEEFTEVATADAAYDPMLQHRYEGLDQSVFVTDFSAAPIASVTDIRAYNEAEGLALSEEEIVYLEELAGRLGRPLTDSELFGFSQVNSEHCRHKIFGGTFVLDGEEQERSLFSMIKDTSAANPNHLVSAYKDNVAFIDGPQALEQFAPASGDKPDFFVRKSIDSVLSLKAETHNFPTTVEPFNGAATGTGGEIRDRMAGGRASVPLAGTAVYMTSYPRSEARRSWEQYTEARPWLYQTPQQILTKASNGASDFGNKFGQPLICGSVLTFEQDTPQAHYGFDKVIMLAGGVGYARRSDAQKGTPKPGEKVVLLGGDNYRIGMGGGAVSSVNTGQYAGAIELNAVQRSNPEMQKRVQNVIRTLSEGEDNPIISIHDHGAGGHLNCLSELVETTGGHFDLQRFPVGDETLSDKEIIGNESQERMGLLVEEEALERIAHIAERERAPMYVVGETTDDMHLTFENARGERPIDLALSDMFGSAPKTYMRDSRQPQEQPALRYEPSQLEQYLDAVLQQEGVGCKDWLTNKVDRSVTGRVARQQCQGPLQLPLSDCGAMAVDFRGRSGMATSIGHAPAAALVDPVAGSQLAIAEALTNIVFAPLTYGLEGVSLSANWMWPCRNPGEDARLYDAVEAASDLAISLGINIPTGKDSLSMTQKYPDGSKVLSPGTVIISAMAEVSEVKEILSPVLRLDPKYPVYHIDFSFAPLALGGSALAQALGQLGDETPYIAEPEYFREAFAAVQEALRRGILVAGHDISGGGLITALLELCFSHTEGGLSVDLSAFPESDWVKLLFAENPGVLVQTSDPEQLEALLRDASLGFVRLATPVLGSRTLALHQGGRRLELDIDQKRELWYRSSYLMDQHQSGEELARQRFEHYKEQPLRFRFPEGFDGKLASLGLDPDRSAKAPVRAAILRDKGTNGEREMAYALWLAGFDVKDVHLTDLISGRETLEEVQLIVFCGGFSNSDVLGSAKGWAAGILFNERAKATLDRFYARPDTLSLGICNGCQLMAELELLYPEHELKHKMAHNDSHKFESAFVSLTIPENHSVMLGNLAGSELGVWLAHGEGKFDLPYSSDRYHVIARYAYEGYPANPNGSPEGIAGLCSADGRHLALMPHPERAIFPWQCGYYPEGERAAHEVTPWMQAFRNAYDWCLAHQVKA; the protein is encoded by the coding sequence ATGATTACCTTCTTTCGCCAGCCTCAGCGAGCTACCCTCTACGTGGTAGAGAGCCAGGAGGCACTAGATCCCACCTCTCTTGATCGTCTGATATGGCTCTTCGCAGGGGCCGAGCCCCTTGCCGAGCGCGAGCTTAAAGGACACTTCGTCGGTACTCGCCGCGAGCTGGTGACCCCCTGGAGCACCAATGCCGTGGAGATCGTCCGCAATATGAACATCCCCGGCGTGAAGCGCATCGAGGAGTTTACCGAGGTCGCCACGGCGGACGCCGCCTACGACCCCATGCTGCAGCACCGCTATGAGGGGCTGGATCAGTCGGTCTTCGTCACGGACTTCAGCGCGGCGCCCATCGCCTCTGTTACGGATATCCGTGCCTACAATGAGGCTGAGGGGCTTGCCCTGAGCGAGGAGGAGATCGTCTACCTCGAGGAGCTGGCAGGACGCCTAGGGCGTCCGCTCACCGACAGCGAGCTCTTCGGCTTCTCGCAGGTCAATAGTGAGCACTGCCGTCACAAGATCTTCGGTGGTACCTTCGTCCTTGACGGCGAGGAGCAGGAGCGCTCGCTCTTCTCCATGATCAAGGACACCAGTGCCGCCAATCCCAACCACCTAGTCTCTGCCTACAAGGACAATGTCGCCTTCATCGACGGACCTCAGGCGCTGGAGCAGTTTGCCCCCGCCTCTGGGGATAAGCCCGACTTCTTCGTCCGTAAGTCTATCGACAGCGTGCTGAGCCTCAAGGCCGAGACGCACAACTTCCCCACCACCGTCGAGCCCTTCAACGGTGCCGCCACCGGTACGGGCGGCGAGATCCGCGACCGTATGGCGGGCGGCCGTGCGAGTGTACCCTTGGCGGGTACGGCCGTCTATATGACCAGCTACCCACGCAGTGAGGCAAGGCGTAGCTGGGAGCAGTATACCGAGGCGCGCCCCTGGCTCTACCAGACACCACAGCAGATCCTCACGAAGGCATCCAATGGGGCGAGCGACTTCGGGAATAAGTTCGGCCAGCCGCTGATCTGCGGCTCGGTGCTGACCTTCGAGCAGGACACGCCCCAGGCGCACTATGGCTTCGACAAGGTCATCATGCTTGCGGGCGGCGTCGGCTATGCCCGCCGCAGCGATGCGCAGAAGGGCACGCCCAAGCCCGGTGAGAAGGTCGTCCTCCTCGGCGGAGATAACTACCGCATCGGTATGGGCGGAGGCGCCGTCAGCTCGGTCAATACGGGCCAGTACGCTGGCGCCATCGAGCTTAACGCCGTCCAGCGCTCCAATCCCGAGATGCAGAAGCGCGTCCAGAACGTCATCCGCACCCTCTCCGAGGGCGAGGACAATCCCATCATCTCCATCCACGACCACGGCGCAGGGGGGCACCTCAACTGCCTCTCCGAGCTCGTCGAGACGACAGGTGGGCACTTCGACCTCCAGCGCTTCCCCGTCGGCGACGAGACGCTCTCCGACAAGGAGATCATTGGCAATGAGAGCCAGGAGCGTATGGGGCTGCTGGTCGAGGAAGAGGCGCTGGAGCGTATCGCCCACATCGCCGAGCGCGAGCGCGCCCCGATGTACGTCGTCGGGGAGACGACGGACGACATGCACCTGACCTTCGAGAACGCACGCGGCGAGCGTCCCATCGACCTGGCGCTCTCGGATATGTTCGGCTCGGCGCCGAAGACCTATATGCGGGATAGCCGCCAGCCCCAGGAGCAGCCCGCCCTCCGCTACGAGCCCAGCCAGCTGGAGCAGTACCTCGATGCGGTGCTGCAGCAGGAAGGCGTCGGCTGTAAGGACTGGCTGACCAATAAGGTCGACCGCTCCGTCACGGGACGCGTGGCACGCCAGCAGTGTCAGGGCCCGCTGCAGCTGCCGCTGAGTGACTGCGGCGCTATGGCTGTGGACTTCCGCGGCCGCTCGGGTATGGCGACCTCCATCGGGCACGCCCCAGCGGCTGCGCTGGTCGACCCCGTAGCAGGCTCGCAGCTGGCGATCGCCGAGGCGCTGACCAATATCGTTTTCGCCCCCCTGACCTACGGGCTGGAGGGCGTCTCGCTGAGTGCCAACTGGATGTGGCCCTGCCGCAACCCCGGCGAAGACGCTCGTCTCTACGACGCCGTAGAGGCTGCCTCGGATCTGGCGATCTCGCTCGGCATCAATATCCCCACGGGTAAGGACTCGCTCTCCATGACGCAGAAGTACCCCGACGGCTCCAAGGTGCTCAGCCCTGGCACGGTCATCATCAGCGCTATGGCTGAGGTCTCGGAGGTCAAGGAGATCCTCTCGCCCGTGCTGCGCCTCGATCCCAAGTATCCCGTCTACCATATCGACTTCAGCTTCGCTCCGCTGGCGCTGGGCGGCTCTGCGCTGGCGCAGGCCCTCGGTCAGCTGGGGGACGAGACGCCCTACATCGCCGAGCCCGAGTACTTCCGCGAGGCCTTCGCCGCCGTGCAGGAGGCCCTCCGCCGCGGCATCCTCGTGGCGGGGCACGACATCTCGGGCGGCGGGCTCATCACGGCGCTGCTGGAGCTCTGCTTCAGCCACACCGAGGGCGGGCTCTCCGTCGACCTCTCGGCCTTCCCCGAGAGCGACTGGGTCAAGCTCCTCTTCGCCGAGAACCCTGGGGTGCTCGTGCAGACCAGCGACCCCGAGCAGCTGGAGGCGCTGCTGCGTGATGCCAGCCTTGGCTTCGTGCGCCTAGCGACCCCTGTCCTCGGCAGCCGCACGCTCGCGCTGCATCAGGGCGGCCGCAGGCTCGAGCTGGATATCGACCAGAAGCGCGAGCTGTGGTATCGCTCCTCCTACCTCATGGATCAGCATCAGAGTGGCGAGGAGCTGGCGCGCCAGCGCTTCGAGCACTACAAGGAACAGCCGCTACGCTTCCGCTTCCCCGAGGGCTTCGATGGCAAGCTCGCGAGCCTTGGCCTCGATCCCGACCGCAGTGCCAAGGCGCCCGTGCGTGCCGCGATCCTGCGCGACAAGGGGACGAACGGTGAGCGCGAGATGGCCTATGCCCTCTGGCTGGCAGGCTTCGACGTCAAGGACGTACACCTGACGGACCTCATCTCGGGTCGTGAGACGCTGGAGGAGGTGCAGCTCATCGTCTTCTGCGGGGGCTTCTCCAACTCCGACGTACTGGGCTCGGCCAAGGGCTGGGCTGCGGGTATCCTCTTCAATGAGCGCGCCAAGGCTACGCTCGACCGCTTCTATGCACGTCCCGATACGCTCAGCCTCGGGATCTGTAACGGCTGTCAGCTGATGGCCGAGCTGGAGCTGCTCTATCCCGAGCACGAGCTGAAGCACAAGATGGCGCACAACGACTCGCACAAGTTCGAGAGCGCCTTCGTCAGCCTCACCATCCCTGAGAACCACTCCGTGATGCTGGGCAATCTGGCTGGCAGCGAACTCGGCGTATGGCTGGCGCACGGGGAGGGCAAGTTCGACCTGCCCTACAGCAGTGACCGCTACCACGTCATCGCCCGCTATGCCTACGAAGGCTACCCTGCCAACCCCAACGGCTCGCCCGAGGGGATCGCGGGGCTGTGCAGTGCCGACGGCCGTCATCTAGCGCTGATGCCGCACCCCGAGCGAGCGATCTTCCCCTGGCAGTGCGGCTACTACCCCGAGGGGGAGCGTGCTGCGCATGAGGTGACTCCTTGGATGCAGGCCTTCCGCAACGCCTACGACTGGTGCCTCGCGCATCAGGTGAAGGCCTAG
- the rpsJ gene encoding 30S ribosomal protein S10, with product MSQKIRIKLKSYDHTLLDKSAEKIVKTVKATGAVVSGPIPLPTHKRIFTVNRSTFVNKKSREQFELSSYKRLIDIYNSTAETIDALMKLELPSGVEVEIKV from the coding sequence ATGAGCCAAAAGATTAGAATCAAGTTGAAGTCGTACGATCATACGCTGCTCGACAAGTCGGCAGAGAAGATCGTCAAGACCGTCAAGGCTACCGGCGCTGTGGTCAGCGGACCAATTCCCCTGCCTACGCACAAGCGTATCTTCACGGTGAACCGCTCGACCTTCGTCAACAAGAAGTCTCGCGAGCAGTTCGAGCTCAGCTCCTACAAGCGACTCATCGATATCTACAACTCGACGGCTGAGACGATCGATGCGCTAATGAAGCTCGAGCTGCCCAGCGGTGTAGAAGTAGAAATCAAGGTGTGA
- the rplB gene encoding 50S ribosomal protein L2 — translation MAIRKLKPTSPGQRHKVIGAFDNITASAPEKSLVVGKRKSGGRNNTGKMTMRYIGGGHKQKLRLIDFKRNKDGIPATVKSIEYDPNRTARIALLYYADGAKAYILAPNGLQVGQTVMSGAEAAPEVGNSLPLANIPVGTIIHNIELRPGQGAKMVRSAGVFAQLTSREGLYAVIKMPSGETRRILSACKATIGAVGNSDHALERSGKAGRSRWLGRRPHNRGVVMNPVDHPMGGGEGRASGGHPRSRKGLYAKGLKTRAPKKHSSKYIIERRKK, via the coding sequence ATGGCAATACGTAAACTGAAGCCCACTAGCCCGGGGCAAAGACATAAGGTTATTGGTGCGTTCGATAACATCACTGCCAGCGCACCAGAGAAGTCTCTTGTCGTAGGTAAGAGAAAGTCCGGTGGTCGTAACAACACCGGTAAGATGACCATGCGCTACATCGGTGGTGGTCACAAGCAGAAGCTGCGTCTCATCGACTTCAAGAGAAATAAGGACGGTATCCCTGCTACGGTCAAGAGCATCGAGTACGACCCCAATCGTACGGCTCGTATCGCTCTGCTGTACTACGCCGATGGTGCGAAGGCCTATATCCTCGCTCCCAACGGCCTGCAGGTAGGTCAGACAGTGATGTCGGGTGCCGAAGCTGCCCCCGAAGTAGGGAATAGCCTGCCACTGGCTAACATCCCTGTGGGTACGATCATCCACAACATCGAGCTTCGTCCAGGTCAGGGAGCCAAGATGGTCCGCTCCGCGGGTGTCTTCGCTCAGCTTACCTCTCGTGAAGGTCTCTATGCGGTCATCAAGATGCCTTCGGGTGAAACCCGCCGCATCCTCTCCGCTTGTAAGGCTACCATCGGTGCCGTAGGTAACTCCGACCACGCGCTGGAGCGCTCCGGTAAGGCTGGTCGCAGCCGCTGGCTCGGTCGCCGTCCTCACAACCGTGGTGTCGTCATGAACCCTGTTGATCACCCAATGGGTGGTGGTGAAGGTCGCGCAAGCGGTGGTCACCCACGCTCTCGTAAGGGTCTCTACGCTAAGGGTCTCAAGACGCGTGCTCCTAAGAAGCACTCGTCGAAGTACATCATCGAGAGACGTAAGAAGTAA
- the rplD gene encoding 50S ribosomal protein L4, translating to MELSIYNIKGEDTGRKIVLDDAIFAIEKPNDHAIYLDVKQYLANQRQGTHKSKERSEISGSTRKLIRQKGGGGARRGDINSPVLVGGGRVFGPTPRDYSFKLNKKLKALARRSALTYKAQKQEIIVVENYDFAAPKTKDFIALTKALKIEGQKALFVVEALTDNLVLSSRNIRTARVMNAFQLNTYSVLDCKKLVLSEAAVAVINEQFKA from the coding sequence ATGGAACTGAGCATATATAATATCAAGGGAGAAGATACCGGTCGCAAGATCGTCCTCGATGACGCGATCTTCGCCATCGAGAAGCCAAACGACCACGCCATCTACTTGGACGTAAAGCAATACTTGGCCAACCAGCGTCAGGGTACGCACAAGTCTAAGGAGCGTAGCGAGATCTCCGGTAGTACGCGCAAGCTCATCCGCCAGAAGGGCGGTGGCGGTGCTCGCCGCGGGGATATCAACTCGCCCGTGCTCGTCGGTGGTGGTCGCGTCTTCGGCCCCACGCCCCGCGACTACAGCTTCAAGCTCAACAAGAAGCTTAAGGCGCTGGCTCGTCGCTCCGCACTGACCTACAAGGCCCAGAAGCAGGAGATCATCGTGGTGGAGAACTACGACTTCGCTGCCCCCAAGACTAAGGACTTCATCGCCCTCACGAAGGCTCTGAAGATCGAAGGTCAGAAGGCGCTCTTCGTAGTCGAAGCCCTCACGGACAACCTCGTCCTCTCTTCGCGCAACATCCGCACGGCTCGCGTGATGAACGCCTTCCAGCTGAACACCTACTCGGTGCTCGACTGCAAGAAGCTCGTCCTGAGCGAAGCGGCTGTGGCTGTGATCAACGAACAGTTTAAGGCATAA
- the rplX gene encoding 50S ribosomal protein L24 — protein sequence MSKLHIKKGDQVVVLSGADKGKKGRVLEVLVDKQRAIVEGIAIVAKHAKPSAKNPQGGIEKKEAPIHIAKLNVLDPKTGKATRVGRRLNDEGKLVRYSKKSGEEIK from the coding sequence ATGAGTAAGTTACATATCAAGAAGGGCGACCAGGTCGTCGTCCTCAGTGGTGCTGACAAGGGCAAGAAGGGCCGCGTCCTCGAGGTCCTGGTCGACAAGCAGCGCGCGATCGTCGAGGGTATCGCCATCGTCGCTAAGCACGCTAAGCCCAGCGCAAAGAACCCTCAGGGGGGTATCGAGAAGAAGGAAGCTCCTATCCACATCGCTAAGCTCAACGTCCTAGATCCTAAGACGGGTAAGGCTACGCGTGTAGGTCGTCGCCTCAATGACGAAGGGAAGCTCGTACGTTATTCCAAAAAGTCAGGAGAGGAGATCAAGTAA
- the rplE gene encoding 50S ribosomal protein L5: protein MSNTASLKNEYKERIVPALIEQFGYQSRMQVPVLKKIVINQGLGIATADKKIIDVAIAELSAITGQKAVATVSRKDISNFKLRKKMPIGVMVTLRREQMYEFLERLIRIALPRIRDFKGIESKFDGRGNYTLGISEQIIFPEINLDGITKILGMNITFVTSAQTDEEGYALLKEFGLPFKNAKKGN from the coding sequence ATGAGCAACACTGCAAGTCTTAAGAACGAATACAAGGAACGCATCGTTCCTGCCCTGATCGAGCAGTTCGGCTACCAGTCCCGCATGCAGGTGCCCGTCCTCAAGAAGATCGTCATCAACCAGGGCCTCGGTATCGCTACCGCTGATAAGAAGATCATCGACGTAGCTATCGCTGAGCTCTCCGCCATCACCGGTCAGAAGGCTGTCGCTACGGTCTCGAGGAAGGATATCTCCAACTTCAAGCTCCGTAAGAAGATGCCTATCGGTGTCATGGTGACGCTCCGCCGCGAGCAGATGTACGAGTTCCTCGAGCGCCTCATCCGCATCGCCCTGCCTCGTATCCGTGACTTCAAGGGGATCGAAAGCAAGTTCGACGGCCGTGGTAACTATACCCTCGGTATCAGCGAGCAGATCATCTTCCCCGAGATCAACCTCGATGGCATCACGAAGATCCTGGGTATGAACATCACCTTCGTCACCTCCGCTCAGACGGACGAAGAAGGCTATGCCCTGCTCAAGGAGTTCGGCCTCCCATTCAAGAACGCTAAGAAAGGCAACTAA
- the rplC gene encoding 50S ribosomal protein L3 has product MPGLLGKKIGMTSVFSAEGKNVPCTVIEVGPCVVTQIKSLEKDGYEALQLGFVDAKEKHTSKPLQGHFQKAGVAPKRHLAEFKGFDCSQYNLGDVIDVNFFADTVFVDVVGTSKGKGFQGVVKRHGFGGVGQTTHGQHNRLRAPGSVGACSYPAKVFKGTRMAGQMGAERVTVQNLEVIKVMPEHNLLLIKGSVPGAKGSIVAIEK; this is encoded by the coding sequence ATGCCAGGTTTATTAGGAAAGAAAATCGGAATGACATCCGTTTTCAGTGCCGAGGGGAAGAACGTCCCATGCACTGTTATTGAAGTAGGACCTTGCGTAGTGACGCAGATCAAGTCTCTGGAAAAGGACGGCTACGAAGCTCTTCAGCTGGGCTTCGTGGATGCTAAGGAAAAGCACACGTCCAAGCCCCTTCAGGGTCACTTCCAGAAGGCCGGCGTCGCTCCCAAGCGCCACTTGGCCGAGTTCAAGGGTTTCGACTGCTCTCAGTACAATCTGGGAGATGTGATCGACGTCAACTTCTTCGCTGACACGGTCTTCGTAGACGTCGTCGGTACGTCGAAGGGTAAGGGTTTCCAGGGTGTAGTCAAGCGTCACGGCTTCGGCGGTGTCGGCCAGACGACCCACGGTCAGCACAATCGACTCCGTGCTCCTGGTTCTGTTGGTGCGTGCTCCTACCCTGCGAAGGTCTTCAAGGGAACGCGCATGGCGGGCCAGATGGGTGCTGAGCGCGTGACCGTTCAGAACCTCGAAGTGATCAAGGTAATGCCCGAGCACAACCTCCTGCTCATCAAGGGGAGCGTGCCTGGTGCTAAAGGTTCAATCGTTGCAATCGAAAAGTAA
- the rplP gene encoding 50S ribosomal protein L16 produces the protein MLQPKKTKFRRVQKGRAKGNAQRGNQLAFGSFGIKSLGTRWITGRQIEAARIAVTRYMQRQGQVWVRIFPDKPITKKPADVRMGKGKGSPEGFVANVTPGRMLFEIEGVSFEIAKEALRLAAQKLPVTTKFVVRRDYDMSNTNL, from the coding sequence ATGTTACAACCTAAGAAAACTAAGTTTAGAAGAGTCCAAAAGGGTCGTGCTAAGGGCAACGCTCAGCGTGGCAATCAGCTCGCCTTCGGTTCTTTCGGGATCAAGTCCCTCGGCACACGCTGGATCACCGGCCGCCAGATCGAGGCTGCTCGTATCGCGGTGACGCGCTACATGCAGCGTCAGGGTCAGGTATGGGTGCGTATCTTCCCAGATAAGCCCATCACCAAGAAGCCTGCCGACGTCCGAATGGGTAAGGGTAAGGGTTCGCCCGAGGGCTTCGTCGCCAACGTTACTCCAGGTCGTATGCTCTTCGAGATCGAGGGTGTATCCTTCGAGATCGCTAAGGAAGCACTTCGCCTAGCCGCTCAGAAGCTCCCCGTAACTACCAAGTTCGTCGTCCGCCGTGACTACGATATGTCCAACACCAACCTGTAA